In Tursiops truncatus isolate mTurTru1 chromosome 10, mTurTru1.mat.Y, whole genome shotgun sequence, the sequence AATGGAAATCGACGAGTCTCGGGGGTTCCGGGCCGAGTGGACACAGCGGTACCTAGTGGTGGAGGCTCCGGAGGGCGAGGGCGCCCTGTGCCTGGTGTGTCGCCGCCTGGTCGTAGCCACCGGCGAACCCGACGTCAGGCACCACTACGAGGCCGAGCACGACTATTACGAGCGGTATGTGGCGGAGGGCGAGCGCGCGGCCCTGGTGGAGCGTCTGCGTCAGGGCGACTTGCCCGAGGCCGCCCCGCTCACTCCGGAGGAGAGAGCTGCTCGTGCAGGTCTCGGGCTCGCCCGCCTCTTGGCCTTGAAGGGTTGCGGCTGGGGCGAGGGGGACTTTGTGCACCGGTGCATGGAGGTGATGCTGAGAGATGTGCTGCCCGATCACGTAAGCGTTCTGGATGGCATTGATTTATCTCCGGAGATCACGCGGCAGAGGGTCCTGGACATTAACCAAAATCTACGCAGTCAGCTTTTTAACCGAGCCAAGGACTTTAAAGCCTATTCCCTTGCCTTGGATGACCAGGCTTTTGTGGCCTATGAGAACTACCTCCTGGTCTTTGTCCGCGGCGTAGGCCACGATTTGGAGGTGCAAGAAGAGCTTCTGACCATAATCAACCTGACTCATCACTTCAGTGTTGGTGCCCTCATGGCGGCAATCCTTGAGGCCCTACAGACGGCAGGGCTTAGCCTGCAGCGGATGGTTGGACTGACCACGACCCACACTCTGAGGATGATTGGTGAGAACTCAGGACTGGTGTCATACATGAGAGAAAAGGCTGTAAGCCCCAACTGTTGGAATGTGATCCATTATTCAGGATTTCTTCACTTGGAACTGTTGAGCTCCTACGATGTAGATGTTAATCAAATCGTAAATGCCATATCTGAATGGATAGTTTTAATTAAGACCAGAGGCGTTAGGCGGCCGGAATTTCAGGCTTTACTAACTGAATCTGAATCAGAGCACGGTGAAAGGGTTAATGGACGCTGTCTGAACAATTGGCTTAGAAAAGGGAAGACTTTAAAACTaatattttccttaagaaaagagataaaaacatTCTTGGTTTCGATAGGGGCAACAACGGTCCATTTCACAGACCACGAATGGCTTTGTGACTTTGGCTTCTTGGTGGATATTATGGACCACCTTCGAGAACTCAGCGAACTATTGAGAGTGAGTAAAGTCTTTGCTGCTGCTGCCTTTGACCATATTTGTGCGTTTGAAGTGAAGCTGAATTTACTTCAGAGAcatattgaggaaaaaaatctaacacaCTTTGCCGCCTTGAGCCAAGTTGTTGATGAGCTTAAAGGGCATCTTCAAGAAGACGAAAAAATACTCGATCCTGATAGGTATCGAGTGGTGATCTGTCGCCTACAAAAAGAGTTTGAGAGACATTTCAAGGACCTCAAGTTCATTAAAAAGGACTTAGAACTTTTTGCAAATCCATTTAGCTTTAAACCTGAATATGCACCTATTTCAGTAAGGGTGGAGCTAACAAAACTTCAGGCAAATACTAACCTTTGGAACGAATACAGAACCAAAGACTTAGGGCAGTTCTATGCCGGATTGTCTGCTGAATCTTACCCGATTATCAAAGGGGTTGCCTGTAAGGTGGCATCCTTGTTTGATAGTAGCAAAATCTGTGAAAAGGCTTTTTCATATTTGACTCGGAACCAACACACTTTAAGCCAGCCATTGACAGACGAACACCTCCATGCCCTGTTTCGGATTGCCACCACTGAAATAGAGCCGCATTGGGATGATCTTGTGAGACGAAGAAATGAATCAAATCCATAAACTTTTGTAGTACAACATTGAAACACTCAACAGGAGTCCAATTCTAAAAGCAAACATCTGTTTGATTTTCAAGTTTACTAATTTGGATTGTGGGAAAGCACCACATTATTCATCCAAATTGATCACAATTCAAATTCTtcagacatatttttttttccatatcaaGAGGCAGCATGGGACTGAAACATGCAgacacctttttttaaaacttaatttgatGGCAAAGTCATTATCTTTTGCTTTTATGATACAActgtttttaaagacatttagTACTAATAATGTGAGTTGAATTAGAAGTCTGTTTTTAAGGTGTTTCGAAGAAACTTTAGCTCTTATTTTAACAAAGTGTTAAAATTCTGATGCATATAGTCTGAAATTATCAACTGCTTAAATATATGTTTGAGCCAATTTGCAGAAACTCACATAGCAAGTGCAGAAGTTTCTGAAAAGGAGGAACGTACATACAGTGGAGGTATTTTGTCAAACTGTCAGAATGTTTGAGACtatttttttagacatatttCTGAGTCTGAAGTAAATATTGAcatatttcctccctctcacctccctcccacccgccctagcGATAATGATATTACTAATACAGAAAATAAGCACGTAAAATTTTAGTCAGAggagcaagaatttttttttaattgctagtTTAGGAGGCTTCCTGCAGTCTGGAGATCAGACTAACCAATTTTTGGAAGTTTCCCCTGAATTTTTCACAATTGGGTGCTGTTTTATGAGCTTGCCTACTAAAGGACTACGGTAAGTATAGACTCTTAGGGGTTGCCCGCTAGTAATTCTTTTTTCTACTCTAGACAGTTTGGCCCTGTCAaaaaaggatgaggaaaaaaagatgtttgcATCCCAGGATCAGGAGGTGTGAGATATTTTAGCTAATTTGTCCTATCTGCATGAGTGTTGCAGCTTTATAAAGAAATCCTGCTTAGAGGAaaccctttattttaaagtgatataATATCAAATGTTGTTTGTTGCTGGAAATGGATTTATTATAAATTTGACACTATCCCACACATTGTGTATTTAAGACAGTGCACAAGTGGAAATATTTAACTCTCAAGAAGCAGCTTTATTTACAGATTGTAGCACTTCCGTATTTCTAAGTGAGACATCTGCTTTGTGCTAAAACAGTAATTTTCAAACTTATGTTAACCATGAAAAGGAAATCTTACAGTAAAGCCAAATATGTGAAATGATTTAAGAAGAGGACCCAACTTAGAGATCCTCTCAAGTACAATTTGAAAACTTGTGTTCAAGTCCTGTCTTAACTATTGTAATGCATTTTTCTGTGGCCACTAATTCAGCAAATTCAAGGAACCAGAATACAAACAAGAATTTAGAAGGAACTGAAGGCTGAGCTATCAAAATAGATGCCATAAACAGCCCAAGAACCAAAATTctgccagtggttctcaaccagagaCGGTATGCCCTCTTTCCAGAGGATGTTGGGAGACATAAAGGGGACTGTTTTAATTGTCACACTTATTGAGGGAAGTTCTGCTGGCATGTCAGCATGAATGACACCCCATCCCCCACAGTGCATAGGACAGCACAGCACAATAAAGACTTATTCCTCCCAAAGTGCCAGTAGACCCCCTGTGTAGATTCTCTTATATTTCGAGGGACAGGGCAAATTACCGGTAGAAGCAGAATTAGAAGGGCAAGTTGGGAAGACTGATAATACTTGATAAGGGACACTAATTCCAACATTCCAGGTTTGGCTGGTAAGATGCAATCAAGGCCTTGCTAGGTTCTGGTAGCTCACAATAGCATTTATAACTCAGTAATTGGTATTGAACCAGATTAAAGGGCTCTGTTCTATTATACATAATTGGTTTAGGGCAGAAAAGAACGTGTAATGTATTACTAAGATACTTAGCAAGAAGGGTCAAGTTAAGATTTGGGTTAACAGGAAGTAAACTTAAATATCTGGAAAAGCAACATAgtgaaaaaccaaacaacaacaacaaaaatctaccGGTAGTTTCCCAATAGTTTGGCGTATTCTCTTTCATGCAGGTGCTTTATTGAAAGGATAATTGGAAGACCTGAAAGCTGCTTCTGCTTTCTAACCCCAGTTCCTTAAATATTGAACTCTTGTACATTTTGTGAAGTTCCACTATATATTTTGCTTAAGGTAATAATAAGATTAGTTATATAGTCAGTGAATGTGGGGGAGGCATAAGCTAAGAATTTTAAATTCACCCTGAACAATAGAGAATTGCCATAAACTAGtctatgtaaaacagaaaaaaaaagtgtgtattttactgttttctgtaCTAAGTAATTCTGTAACTGCATGGcagtctttaaaaatttctttttataaaatagttGTTAACTAGTCCTGTTGTATCAGTAAATATAGTTAAAAtaagtactatttttaaaaaactctgtgTCCCCATATCTCCCATTCCTACTAGTTTTCTTAAAAGATTTGTCTGTGTTTCCACTGTCCCGTATCGCTGCTCAGACTGCTCTACCAAGCTTACTAAGTCCTTGTCAATATTCCTACCCTCTTTACCCCACTGGCCACCCTTCATTAAATACTTGTTTAGTTTGGCTTCAGGGAGATACCATCTCCAAGTATGCTTTCTCAGTCTTCTTTGCAGGTACCTCTTTCCCTTAAACATCTGTGTCCTTgggatttttaaatttggttttaaGCTGTCTTATTCTATATCATCTCCATAGctgatctcttttttctttcatggctTCACTTACCAACTTTATGCAAATGACTCCCAAATTCATATCTCCTTTCTAGACCTTTCCTGATTCCTATATCTAATTACTAACTTAAGTCCACTTTGCTGTCTCATAGGCACCACAACATGTCCTTGACCTTGccccccaaacctgctcctcctTTCCTGGTCCCTctctcagtaaatggcaccacCACTGCCAACCATTCAGTTGCCCTGACCCAAGGCCCAAACCCAGTTAGCCATGACTTTTCCCTCTTCATCACATCCACTCACACACACCTTTCTGTTAAGCCTGTTGCCTAAACTTTCCTTGATTCTACAGTGCTACTATCCTGATCAAGGCCATCAACCTACCTATATTATAGCACGGGCCTTCTCAGGCTCCATTTCTCTGGTTGTGATCCCTTTCACAGTGCAGCCAGATTTTTCCAAAAGACGTATCTGGTCATATCACTCCTCTGCTTTCACCACTGCTCTTAGGATACGGCTGTTCAAGTTTCAGTTTATATGCCActtcctctaggaagccttcATCAATACCCTCTAGACTAGGTGCCCCTACTGTGCACTCCCTAAATACCCTGTTCTTCACCAGCCATATACTTAGCACACTTTGTTGTTCCTTCTTATTGATCAGtgctagactgtaagcttcacAAGGGCTGGGACCATATATATGCCTGCACACTGCTGTATCtagtgcttagcacaatgcctgacatttcaataaatgtttggatGAATAAATACTTGTATAGTGCTTTACGATCTTTGCAGCCCTTTCATAGTCTCCTTTGACCTTCACAGTGGTCCTGCTGTACCTGCTTGCTGGGTAATTGTTATCTACATATTACAAATCAAGAAATGAAACTAAGTTCTTTGTGACTAGGGAATTGTATTCCTAGAATTTAGTTTAGTGCTTGGCACGTGgctcaaatatttactatgtgaaTGTTGTTGAGGAAACAAACTTAGATTGCAGTTTGCCCTAGTAAACGTAAGTAGTAAAGCTGAGTATACTCACATAAATCCACCATGTAATATTGTCTTTACCTCCTTGATGTagaagtcttaatttttttttttttaatttctaaagggAGGCTTGCAAAGGAACCTGGATGAGAAAGACTGGACAACTATTTAGTGGACTAAAACAATATCTCAGTAATTAAAAAGTTGCATTCAGTATTGGAAAAAGATAATGCTGCTTAAGAGTTAATATCCATTTTCCTTCTGTAAGCATCAACCCTAGGAGAAAATGGCATCTTATTTACTTGCTCTTTTCCTTTACAGATAATTTCTGGCTCTTCTGGGATTTTAAAgtaagtaaatttaacaaaatgttagAAGAATGACTCAGTCAGCCCTTCTGGTCACTAGATATTCAGTTCACTTGCTTTCCTACCTGCAGAATGTCCTCATCACCTCCCCAAGGAAGGTAATCCGAAAGTGACATCTGGTCAATATGTACTTCTTAGATTTGCTACgtttctttgctttcttgttCGCATGCCTCTCTGAACTTACTTTCTGGGTAACCTGGGCTTTCAGGCTTTGTGGGAGAGCCATACCCTTAGTCTCTTTTTCCCTGAgccatttttttccagtttaaggGATTAACCAGTGTTACACTCTTAGTTGGACTTTTAATCTGAGGCCCATTAACTAATTCAGAGGTTTTAACAGTAGGTGTGATAGTCATCCAGTGATTTGATCCTTGCTGCGAAAGTGGGTTTTAGTCAACCTTTGGCGTATAGGATTTCTCGCTTTTATCTCTTTGTAATTGAGAAGTAGCTTCTTCCTACCCAGTAAGTACTTGAGTTTGTGAACTCTCTTTATTCCCTTGCTTTTTTGCTTGCAAACTGATTAATTCTTTTCTGAGTTCATCTCTTTCCTGTCTATTTTGTCAAATGGGGCCAACAGCAACCataacatattttgttttcttgtctttttttttttttttcttgagtaaagTATAGATTCTCTGCCTTCCAGGTTCTCTCCAGACAGTTTCATCGCTCCATTAATATGCATCGCCCCTGCATAAgttatttcttccatcttccaCTAGCAATTTCCTGAATGCCTGCCAACTAAGCCAATGTTCAGTATGCTAGGTTTTTCAAAAACAGAGCCAGTTTCTGTATCAGAATGGCCTAGGTTGCTGTGCGGTAACAACCCCAAAATCCCAGCTTTTCTCTTGTAGTTTGGCTAGGGGCTTTGCTCTAAGTCAGGAATTGAAGAACTATGGCCATGGGCAAAATCTGTCCTGCTGCCTGTtactgtaaataaagttttattggaaaatagcCTTGCccgtttgtttatgtattgtctggCTGCTTTTGCTCTACGGTGGCAGAGTCGCGTAGTTGTGGAAGAAAGTGTCTGGCCcacaaaggctaaaatatttactgtgtgaccctttacagaaaatgttcaGTGATCCCTGCTCTAAGTGGTCCTCATTCTAGGACTCAGGCTGACCAAGCAGATATCACGTATGGTGTGGCTGCTCGTTTTGGGAAATGAAAAAGTCTGACAAATCACTTATAGGCCGGCCCTTAAAGCACTTTCACTGGCCAAAGGAAATCACATGGCCACACCAGAGTTCAAGGAGGAGTGTAATCCTTCCTCGAGCCTTGGAAGAGAACCCGAAATACTTGGAAGACAAAACTACCGACTACACATATAGTTATATCTCCctatttataaaatttctttgaaaatattttttcttttaattgaggtgaaattacattcagtaaaatgcaaatatttcatgTACACCTCAGTGGATTTTTATATACATCCTTGAACCCATCACCCAAATCAAGATATTGAACATTTCTCGTACCCCGGTCAGTGCCCtgtgccccccacacacacacacaaataactgCTATTCTGACCTTTATCACCATGGAttacttttgtctgttttaaagCTTCATGTAAATGTAATAATTATATGTACTCTTGTTCAACATTGTGTCTGTGAGTCATCCATGTTGCGTGTAGCAGCAATTCGTTTTTTACTTCTGTGTAGTATACCATTGTATGACTTATACCACAATTTATgaatccattctactgttgatggaaattttaattgtttccagtttgtggttattatgaataaagttgctatgaacatttttgtgtctgtctttcaGTGAACGTGAGCACCCATTTTTCTTGGTATTCTCCTTGGTATATACCCTGCTTCCATACTTCCCTCATAATTATTTGCACAGCAACTAAACTGAcgcttaatttttaaatataaatcagcATGCCAGTCCTCTGTTCAGAATCCTCCAGTGGCTTACTATCACAATTAGAATAAGATCCAAGGTCTATCGTGGTCTGCAAGATCTGTACCCACACACACCCTTTTTCTTCCTACCCCATCTTATATCATAACCGttatcccttcccttcccccaacttGCTCTGCTGTGTACTAGACACTGCTGGTAAGTTGGGGATTGAAGATAAATGGCTTGACTCTGTCCTTAAAGTTGTTGTAGTCTACATAGATAATTTTAACAAGCCATGACACTGATTTACGTTAAGTCAATTACTAGTTCTGTAGGGAATGAGAGGCAAATACGCCCTATGATTAAAATAATTAGTATAACATAATTTACAATAATATTTAACTCCTGGAAGGGATTTAGAGAAGtaagattaaaatgtaaaacccTGTTGATAAATTCAAGAAATGTGTAAGTTCTTGCATTTTAGTTCCACTGATTATGAATTAGAGTTCACCAACTTGGTTACATTATTACAATTTACTATTACATGTTCACTTCCATGAGGGGTAGGTGGGGGCTGAGAGGGGTGAACAGGGGTGAGAAGGCATTGGAATAAATAAGTGCTGATATCAAGCACAGTCCAAAATAGCAGTCATAACAAAGGCCTCCTTAAATTATTGGTACATTattggttattataaaataactgaaagaatTCGACTTAAGCACTTACCACATTTTTTATAACTTTACTGATGTATCAATACAATGAAGtaacaataaactgcacatatttaaagtataaaatttgatTTGTTTTGACATAAATGCATGAAACtcaccacaatcaaaatatttcctcacctgcaaaagtTTGCCATTTGGTTTTGACTAATGGGAAGGAAATTTTACTCCAATTTAAGGGGGAGGATGTCTCTCAGAACCACCACTGTCAACTTCCCTCCATTTGCCAGCCAGCCTCGTACACCTCCGTGGCTCTCCATCACTACCCCACTCCAGGGCCATTGACCAACTAACCCAGTCTCATATGCCAGTTCCACATTTCCGGGCATGAACTTGTGGCAGTTCAGTCTTTGATGTCTTCCCTGAGGCCAGAGTGATGGTTGTGAAGGGAACGGTCCCATAacgtatttgatagggatttctgATTGTGAGAACCAACAAGCACTAGCttaaagggaaagaagggaatgCTTAGAGAAATACGGAAGTATTTTACAGAAGCCATGTGGGGGAATTGAATTCAGTGGTCATTCAGCAATTATTTAATGAAGGCCCGCTAGAGCCAGGCACTGGTCTGGACACTGGAGATTCAGATTTTGAAGCCAAATAAATTTCCTACCCTCATGGATCTTGTGTGTTCCCTCTGCACGTCTGCTTCATTCTTCTCTCTGAACACCAGCCTCCACtgctcatatatatatttttaatgggaGAACACTGTTATGActggaaagatatttttcttaaaaggggTCCATAACATACACTCCAGTCCTGCGGTTGGGGTGGGTTGAAGAGGAAGACTCTACAAAAGAGTTTGGGCTGGGCAGACACACCAAAAGTTGTCTATCACATCTCTGGTGGTTAAGCAACCATTGATATTCAAAACCATTCCGATGGATTTATTGTCTCCTGTTATCAGAGTTCTCATTGATCCTTCTGAGTCAGAATTTATAGAACTGAATGTTAAAGAATCCATAGAAAGCTCATTTATCCCAACTCctttacaggtaaagaaattgGGTCCCAGATTGGGGGCTAAGGTTATTCTGAATTACGCAGCAGAAccggttccccctcaagggatacacataacaatatctttgagctgtttagCAGATACTGAAAcgcccaccaggtggaagaagttaaggACGGTATGCcacccacaagcatgtagaccccaggctagttggaaccagaaggttgatgatgctgactcccacttacctcaccaccaaccaatcagaagaatgtccacaagctgatcatcCCCTCTTTGAAcgattactataaaacttctcactaccccTCTAGGTTGGGACACAGAGTTGTGAGGACATTAGCcctctgtggccccctttgcctggcaaagcaataaagctattcttttctacttcacccaaaactctgtctctgagatttaattcagtgtcGGGGGCCAGAGGCTGAATTCAGCTTCATTCTGAAACAGTTTAAATACTGTACATATTACCAGTTTCCGGAGGGCTTTGGTGGGGAGCAGGGCAcagcctttaaaagaatgacagagcTGTTGAGGATACAACAAAACTGGTTaaaaccaactaggtccaagatggtcaaaaattcaacttccagtagaccttgagcctcattatgcGCTCATCGTAGCATATTAGCATATGCTAAAgaacacacccacaggcaccatgacagttccgagCCTCCCATAAAAGGCTCAAAAGTGgatggtggcccaattcctggaaatccctgccccttccccaagcTAGTTGGAATAAttctcccactcattagcctatgaaattacccagcccctAAAAACAAACTATCCCATATTCTGGGGCCGCTCTCGCCTTCTGAGACGACCTACACTCTATGGAGtatctcaataaacctgctttcactttactacGCAAAGCCCCACTTGGTGGCCCGTCCCAGGAACTCACCTGAGACCTGGGTCATGACCATCCTCTCGCACCCCATTTTCCTGCAACCTCTTTACaaaggatgtttttaaaaaatagacactTTATTATATACACAGGTGATAAAATCCCAGACTCACCGTTAGGCACATAAATATAGACCCtgctaaatatttaatattatcaaGCTTGTACAACTTGAGCATGGTTTTGAGGCCAGCAACCTCAATGTCTATCTAAATGGGGGTCTGATCTTGCTAAGATGtactatcacttttttttttattggagtataattgcttgacaatgttgggttagtttctgctgtaaaacaaagtgaatcagctgtatgtatacatacatcccctccctcttgagcctccctcccacccccccccccatcctacccttctaggtcatcacaaagcaccgagctgagttccctgtgctatacagcaacttcccactaactattttacactggtagtgtatttatgtcagtgctactctctcagtttgtcacaccctccctttccccgtcccccatgtccacaagtcagttctctatgtctgcgtctcttttcatgccctgcaaataggttcatcagtaccatttgtttttctctttctgacttcactctgtatgacagactctaggttcatccacatcactacaaacgACCCTACTTCGTCCCTtgtacggctgagtaatattccattgtatatatgtaccacatcttctttatctattcatctgtcggtggacatttaggttgcttccaagtcctggctatggtaaatagtgctgcaatgaacattggggtacatgtatctttttgaattatgttctTCTCAggatacatgcccagtagtgggattgctgggtcatatggtagttctattttcagtcttttaaggaacctccatactgttctccatagtggctgtatcaatttacattcccaccaacagtgcaagagggtcaccttttttccacaccctctccagcatttattgtttgtagatttttcttattatttatttttatttatttattattttttggctgcgttgggtctttgctgctgcacgtgggctttctctagttgtggcaagtgggggctgctcttcattgcggtgcgcgggcttctcattgcagtggcttctcttgttgcagagcacggactctaagcgtgcagtcttcagtagttgtggctcacaggctcagtagttgtggatcgtgggctctagagtgcaagctcagtagttgtggcacacgggattaattgctctgcagcgtgtgggatcttcccgggccagggctcgaacccgtgtcccctattggcaggtggattcttaaccactgagccaccagggaagtcccatttgtagattttttgatgatggccattctgactggtatgaggtgatacctcattgtggttttgatttgcatttctctaataattagtgatgttgagcatcttttcatgtgtttactggccatctgtatgccttctttggagaaatgtctatttagatcttctgcccattttttgattgggttgtttgttttttgaatactgagctgcacgagctgcttgtatattttggagattaatcctttgtcagctgcttcatttgcaagtattttctcccattcggagggttgtcttttcatcttgtttatggcttcctttgcaaTGCgacagcttttaaatttaattaggtcccttttcttttaataaattgatttattttatttatttatttttggttgcgttgggtcttcattgctgtgtgcaggctttctctagttgcagcaagcaggggctactcttcgttgtggtgtgcaggcttctcattgcagtggcttctcttgttgcagagcatgggctataggcgcacaggtttcagtagttgtggcacatgggctcagtagttgtggctcacaggctctagagcgcaggctcagtagttgtggcacacgggcttagtcactctacggcatgtgggatcttcccggacaagggctcgaacccgtgtcccctgcattagcaggcggactcttaaccactgcaccaccagggaagccccccacttattattaataaatctacttcttacctatcactttgcctctcgctgATTTCCTTCTGCAGCAAGAcacaaagaacctgagcttcattaagtcctgagaccaggtgtgtggtTTCAGTTGGAAGATTGTGGGTTCGACTCCCATCTGAGGTGTGGTTTCAACAGGGCTTACACAGAAAGCCTTTAGGAATCTAGAATTCTTTGAGATATTGCTACATGaggtatataataaaaatataaaattttcatattttgatgTGTATTCTGAAACAGTTTCAATACTGTATATATTACCTGTTTCTGGAGGGTTTGAAAAAAGTTATCTGAAAAGAATGAGACTGCAGCCACTTTAGGGAGTTCTCTGACAGTTTTTGCATTTCCTCTTATGTCTCTTGTATATTGAATTAATTCCaatttttggaattttccatTAAATGAAGGTTTGCAAATTTATCAAGTTGTtcataccatttttattttatctccttggtATCCCTGgttatactctctctctctcattcccaatgtttgagctttctttttcttaattagcctcattgcagaattttttttttttgcccttttcaaagaatttgtttcCGTGTTAATATATCAGTACcattattttctaattcattgatttctgcttttattttctttaattcattcttcctattttcttattcattttttctgttaATGTATTTTTCCCTCATCCTTGAGATGAATATTTTTACACTTTGTTTACTAACTAACCTATCCTCATTGTACCTCAAACCTattatcaatataaaataaaattttaagacctATATTATGCCTTTCATTGCCCTGAATTATTTGACTGGTATGGATACTTTGACATGCCACAATACCTCTTTTAGCCCTGaagtttttatttcatccttaaaaaaacaagaacattttCTTCTATAATTACAATGCTACTGTCACACCTAATAATAATTCTTCGACAAAAACTAATGCCTAGTCCATATTCACATGTTCCCATTTgtttgtaaaaattaatttttttttaaacatctttattggagtataattgctttacaatggtgtgttagtttctgctgtataacaaagtgaatcagctatacatatacatatagctccatatctcctccctcttgcatctccctcccaccctccctatccca encodes:
- the EPM2AIP1 gene encoding EPM2A-interacting protein 1, giving the protein MWMTPKRSKMEIDESRGFRAEWTQRYLVVEAPEGEGALCLVCRRLVVATGEPDVRHHYEAEHDYYERYVAEGERAALVERLRQGDLPEAAPLTPEERAARAGLGLARLLALKGCGWGEGDFVHRCMEVMLRDVLPDHVSVLDGIDLSPEITRQRVLDINQNLRSQLFNRAKDFKAYSLALDDQAFVAYENYLLVFVRGVGHDLEVQEELLTIINLTHHFSVGALMAAILEALQTAGLSLQRMVGLTTTHTLRMIGENSGLVSYMREKAVSPNCWNVIHYSGFLHLELLSSYDVDVNQIVNAISEWIVLIKTRGVRRPEFQALLTESESEHGERVNGRCLNNWLRKGKTLKLIFSLRKEIKTFLVSIGATTVHFTDHEWLCDFGFLVDIMDHLRELSELLRVSKVFAAAAFDHICAFEVKLNLLQRHIEEKNLTHFAALSQVVDELKGHLQEDEKILDPDRYRVVICRLQKEFERHFKDLKFIKKDLELFANPFSFKPEYAPISVRVELTKLQANTNLWNEYRTKDLGQFYAGLSAESYPIIKGVACKVASLFDSSKICEKAFSYLTRNQHTLSQPLTDEHLHALFRIATTEIEPHWDDLVRRRNESNP